The following coding sequences lie in one Enterococcus sp. 9E7_DIV0242 genomic window:
- a CDS encoding NUDIX hydrolase yields the protein MKYEDFEEKTLSRKEIFKGKIIDVVVDDVRLPDGAIAKRELVFHPGAVAIIPITEDNRLVMVKQFRKPLEKVTLEIPAGKIDPGEQDVPIETARRELEEETGYQAQTLEPVTSMYVSPGFANELLHVFYGEKLTKVENPLPQDEDEVLELYELTLEEAKQEIKNGLICDAKTVFAVQYWELMQLKRKQEEVQR from the coding sequence TTGAAATATGAAGATTTTGAAGAAAAAACTCTTTCAAGAAAAGAGATATTTAAAGGGAAAATCATTGATGTTGTGGTAGATGATGTGCGTTTGCCAGATGGAGCTATCGCCAAGCGTGAATTGGTTTTTCATCCAGGGGCCGTAGCTATTATTCCAATTACCGAAGACAATAGATTGGTAATGGTCAAGCAATTTCGTAAGCCTTTAGAGAAAGTGACTCTTGAGATTCCAGCTGGAAAAATCGATCCGGGAGAACAGGATGTTCCAATCGAGACTGCACGTCGTGAGTTGGAGGAAGAGACTGGTTATCAAGCACAAACACTTGAGCCTGTGACGAGTATGTATGTATCGCCTGGTTTTGCCAATGAGCTGCTGCACGTGTTTTATGGAGAGAAGTTGACGAAGGTTGAAAATCCGCTCCCTCAGGATGAGGACGAAGTGCTGGAATTATATGAATTGACATTGGAAGAGGCAAAGCAGGAGATCAAGAACGGCCTTATCTGTGATGCGAAGACAGTCTTTGCTGTCCAATACTGGGAGCTTATGCAGCTCAAAAGAAAGCAAGAGGAGGTACAGAGATGA
- the macP gene encoding cell wall synthase accessory phosphoprotein MacP yields the protein MSKGPLVTRTELRKRKEAADMEREQQEIAAQEYDEKEREISDFYRKKRESGQESSKTRSGEQNKIRERSSKLTKAIIIVAILLIIVMLIVFNI from the coding sequence ATGAGCAAAGGTCCGTTAGTTACTCGGACAGAATTGCGTAAGCGTAAAGAAGCTGCTGATATGGAACGCGAGCAGCAGGAGATTGCAGCGCAGGAATACGATGAGAAAGAAAGAGAAATTTCTGATTTCTATAGAAAGAAACGAGAGAGTGGACAGGAATCATCAAAAACGCGATCAGGCGAGCAAAACAAAATTAGAGAGCGTAGCAGCAAGTTGACAAAAGCGATTATTATTGTGGCAATCCTTTTGATTATTGTTATGCTGATCGTATTTAATATATAG
- a CDS encoding 5'-methylthioadenosine/adenosylhomocysteine nucleosidase — MKIGIIGAMDQEIEVLKETMTDKKSWERAGAVFISGSLGNHEVIVVRSGIGKVLSAVTTVLLIHQYGVNMVINTGSAGGIGTGLAVGDIVIADKLAYFDVDVTGFGYEKGQLPGMPLYYECSTYLKAEMKKAVEKIGLPVQHGLIVTGDSFIDGKEKTASILADFPEALACEMEGASIAQAAAQFNIPFLVVRAISDTADHAATQSFDEFIEEAGKKSAEMVIQFVKHLV; from the coding sequence ATGAAAATAGGAATTATTGGTGCCATGGACCAAGAAATCGAAGTGTTGAAAGAAACGATGACCGATAAAAAATCATGGGAGCGTGCAGGGGCAGTCTTTATCTCCGGCTCATTAGGAAACCATGAAGTGATCGTTGTTCGTTCCGGCATCGGTAAAGTGCTGTCCGCTGTAACTACGGTACTTTTGATTCATCAATATGGGGTCAACATGGTCATCAACACGGGTTCTGCTGGAGGTATTGGTACAGGATTGGCAGTTGGAGATATCGTGATTGCGGACAAGCTGGCCTATTTCGATGTAGATGTTACCGGTTTTGGGTATGAAAAGGGACAACTACCAGGAATGCCGCTTTATTATGAGTGTAGCACGTATTTGAAAGCAGAAATGAAGAAAGCTGTGGAGAAAATTGGGCTACCTGTTCAGCATGGATTGATTGTTACAGGAGATTCATTTATCGATGGGAAAGAAAAAACGGCAAGTATTTTGGCCGATTTTCCAGAGGCTCTGGCGTGTGAGATGGAGGGCGCTTCTATTGCACAAGCTGCAGCGCAATTCAATATTCCATTCCTTGTTGTTCGAGCTATCAGCGATACTGCTGACCATGCGGCTACTCAGTCATTTGACGAGTTTATTGAAGAGGCCGGAAAGAAATCTGCAGAAATGGTCATTCAATTTGTAAAACACTTAGTTTAA
- a CDS encoding cysteine hydrolase family protein codes for MKALISIDYTNDFVATNGTLTTGEPGQRIEKELVRLTKAFTDQNDFVVYAIDRHDENDTYHPESKLFPPHNIAGTLGRELYGSLAELYEETKNQENVYWIDKRHYSAFSGTDLDIRLRERGVTEVHLTGVCTDICVLHTAVDAYNLGYKIVIHQSAVASFDAVGHEWALRHFVNTLGAEVTE; via the coding sequence ATGAAAGCATTGATTTCTATCGACTACACGAACGATTTTGTTGCGACAAATGGAACACTGACAACTGGAGAGCCGGGGCAGAGGATCGAAAAGGAATTGGTTCGATTGACAAAAGCGTTTACTGATCAGAATGATTTTGTGGTCTATGCGATCGATCGACATGATGAAAATGATACATATCATCCGGAAAGCAAGCTGTTTCCACCGCATAATATTGCTGGAACGCTTGGAAGAGAATTGTATGGCTCTTTAGCTGAGCTATATGAGGAAACAAAAAATCAGGAAAATGTGTACTGGATCGATAAGCGCCATTATTCTGCATTTAGTGGTACAGATTTAGATATTCGCTTAAGAGAACGTGGCGTTACCGAGGTTCATTTGACAGGTGTCTGTACCGATATTTGCGTCTTGCATACAGCTGTTGATGCGTATAACTTAGGCTATAAAATCGTCATTCATCAGTCAGCGGTTGCCAGCTTTGATGCTGTTGGACATGAATGGGCGCTGCGTCACTTTGTGAATACGTTAGGTGCTGAGGTTACTGAATAG
- a CDS encoding GNAT family N-acetyltransferase: MTALADQYTPDILIEQSKHAHMYTAEIGDRIVGTATICPYYGSSTEYIILCFFVLPDYQRKGIGQQLMRTLEQDSFYTGAKRIEVPSSRTAVAFYEKFGFTIKNIAEPEDEQGYIRLEKQPDSSTEM, translated from the coding sequence ATGACCGCTCTTGCTGACCAATATACCCCCGATATACTGATCGAACAATCGAAACACGCGCATATGTATACCGCCGAAATCGGCGATAGGATTGTCGGAACAGCCACGATTTGTCCCTACTATGGTTCTTCGACCGAATATATCATCCTATGTTTTTTTGTTCTTCCCGACTATCAACGAAAAGGGATTGGACAACAGCTCATGAGAACCCTTGAGCAAGACTCTTTTTATACTGGAGCCAAAAGAATTGAAGTCCCTTCCTCTAGAACTGCCGTAGCATTTTATGAGAAATTCGGCTTTACTATCAAGAACATCGCTGAGCCGGAGGATGAGCAAGGATATATTCGCTTAGAAAAACAACCAGATTCATCCACTGAGATGTAG
- a CDS encoding tRNA1(Val) (adenine(37)-N6)-methyltransferase, translating to MLHSDERIDQLYADDIQIIQSSEVFSFSMDAVLLANFPSIPKRGLIVDLCAGNGAVGLFVSRKTTAQIKQIELQPRLADMGKRSIQLNKLEEQMEMIPLDLKESASVIKPDSVDLLLCNPPYFKELPSSKKNPNPYLAAARHEIHTSLKEVITVSAKLLKTNGRLAMVHRPDRFLDIITEMQLANIAPKRVQFVYPKPDREANIVLVEGILRGKKDGFRVLPPFFIQDKDGNYQAEMAAMLYGE from the coding sequence GTGCTTCATAGCGACGAACGTATTGATCAGCTGTATGCAGACGATATTCAGATTATACAAAGTAGCGAAGTTTTTTCATTTTCAATGGATGCTGTACTGCTCGCAAATTTCCCCAGTATTCCTAAAAGAGGATTGATTGTCGATCTTTGTGCCGGCAATGGTGCTGTCGGACTATTTGTCAGCAGAAAAACGACTGCCCAAATCAAACAAATCGAGCTTCAGCCACGGCTAGCTGATATGGGAAAAAGAAGCATCCAATTAAACAAGCTAGAAGAGCAAATGGAAATGATCCCCCTTGACTTGAAGGAATCAGCTTCTGTTATCAAACCTGACTCCGTAGATCTACTGTTGTGCAACCCGCCCTATTTCAAGGAGCTGCCAAGTAGTAAAAAGAACCCTAATCCCTATCTTGCAGCCGCTAGACATGAGATTCATACCTCGCTAAAAGAGGTGATCACTGTATCTGCTAAGCTGCTTAAAACAAATGGACGGCTAGCTATGGTTCATCGTCCCGATCGCTTTCTAGACATCATTACTGAGATGCAGCTAGCTAATATTGCGCCAAAACGCGTTCAGTTTGTTTACCCTAAACCAGATAGAGAAGCAAACATTGTCCTAGTCGAAGGGATTCTGCGCGGAAAGAAAGATGGCTTCCGCGTGCTTCCTCCATTTTTCATTCAAGATAAAGATGGGAACTATCAAGCAGAAATGGCGGCTATGTTATATGGAGAGTAA
- a CDS encoding lysophospholipid acyltransferase family protein: MFFTFMRGVVRVVLFIINGRMRLVGKDRLPTDQNYVLVAPHRTWWEPLHLAVAASPKKFSFMAKKELFKNPILSFILKHANAFPVDREKPGPSAIKTPVKTLKDTKLSLVMFPSGTRHSSDLKGGVAVIAKLAKVPIVPSVYQGPLTFKDLLKRKKVTVAFGEPIDISDIKKMDKEGIAEVERRMNEAFAALDTEVDPTFAYEAK, encoded by the coding sequence ATGTTTTTTACATTTATGCGGGGTGTTGTCCGTGTGGTGCTATTCATTATTAATGGAAGGATGCGCCTTGTGGGCAAGGATCGATTGCCAACTGACCAAAATTATGTACTGGTCGCACCTCATAGAACTTGGTGGGAGCCGTTGCATCTAGCTGTAGCAGCCTCACCGAAGAAATTTAGCTTTATGGCAAAAAAAGAATTGTTCAAAAACCCAATATTGAGCTTCATTTTGAAACATGCCAATGCCTTTCCGGTAGATAGAGAAAAACCCGGGCCAAGTGCGATAAAGACACCTGTTAAAACGCTGAAAGATACTAAATTAAGCTTAGTTATGTTCCCAAGCGGCACAAGACATTCTTCTGATTTAAAAGGTGGCGTGGCCGTGATTGCCAAGTTGGCAAAGGTTCCAATTGTTCCTTCTGTTTATCAAGGGCCACTAACATTTAAAGATTTATTGAAGCGTAAAAAAGTAACAGTAGCCTTTGGTGAACCAATCGACATCAGCGATATCAAAAAGATGGATAAAGAGGGCATTGCCGAAGTGGAGCGAAGAATGAATGAAGCCTTTGCAGCATTGGATACAGAAGTGGATCCTACATTTGCTTATGAAGCAAAATGA